GTGCAGGTAATCGGGGGAGTGTGCCCAAATACCACAGCAGTAAATGAAATTGCAGAGCAGGAAAATAGTATACTTTACCCCAATCCCACGAGCGGAGTGTTTACGGTTTCTGGTTTACGGTCTGCGGTTTCCGGTTTGGAAATATATAATATGTACGGAGAGCGAGTATATCAAACAGCCGTAAACAGTAAACAGCAAACAGTAAATCTTTCTTCTCAGCCGCAAGGCATTTATTTTGTGCAGGGAAAAACAACAGGGGGAACGCTTACAAGAAAAATAGCAGTGCAGCGATAAAACACCGCTCTTCCTTACCACTTACTCACCCAACCGACCACTTGTTAATTTCCCGCAACCTTGTTCATTGCCTGTTCGTAATAATTTATAACAGGAATAAAATAAATTTTTGC
Above is a window of Bacteroidota bacterium DNA encoding:
- a CDS encoding T9SS type A sorting domain-containing protein; amino-acid sequence: VQVIGGVCPNTTAVNEIAEQENSILYPNPTSGVFTVSGLRSAVSGLEIYNMYGERVYQTAVNSKQQTVNLSSQPQGIYFVQGKTTGGTLTRKIAVQR